GTCCCACAGCGCGAGTTCGAACGCGCTGCGCAACAGCGACACGGGCATTGGCGCGCCGGTCGCAGCGTCGAACAGGCTGCCATCGAGCAGATTGCTGAAACTGTAGGTCAGCGTGATCGCGCTGCCTGGACCGTCCGGTTGTGCCCAGGCGGCGTACATCGGAAAGTGACCGGCGGATGCCGGTGCCGCCATGCACAGCGCAATCAGGCTGCACGCGGCGGCATGCCGCAGGGCGCGAACGACGCGGAGCGTCAGGTCTATCGGTACTGACATCGGATACCTCTGCAGTCGGATCGGCGGTACATGCACCGCCGACGAAGGACGAAGAGGCTGGCAACGCGGCTCCGGGGCGGGCGCGGCTGGCGACGGATGGAAGCGGAGGCTTGCGGGGCGGCGGACGCCGACAGGCTGGCGGAACTGCGGTCGGAGCGGCAATGTGGATGTGCCGTTCCGGAATACCCGGCGGGCCGCGAAGGACCGACGCTCAGGTGCGGTGAGCTTCGTTCAAACGAGAATTATTGTCAATTGAAGGATGCTACCGGCGCGAGCCGGACGAAAAAAAACCGGCCTTGCGGCCGGTTCCTGTCGAGCGAGCTCGTGCGCGTCGGCGCTCAGACGCTCATGTTCATGATGTCCTGGTAGGCATTCACCAGCTTGTTGCGCACCTGCACCATCTGCTGGAAGGACAGGCTGGCCTTCTGCGACGCGATCATCACGTCCTGCAGATTGGCTTCGGTATTGCTGCCGGTGATGAAGCCCTCCGACATCTTCTGCGCTTCCTGCTGCGCGGCATTGACCTGTTCGATGGCGTTCTTCAGCGCTTCGCCGAAGTCGGCGCCGCCGGACGCCGCGTCGACCTTGCCGACCGGCTTGTTCGCCGCGGTCTGCGCGGTCGAGCGCAGCTCGGTAATCATCTGGTTGAGGCTGGTGTTCATGCAATTTCTCCTGTGCCCGCCGGCAAAAAATGCCGGTTACGGACTGCCCGCCGGGGCGATTCCGGCGTTCATGACCTGTTCAGCCGTTTCCTTGCAATAACCGGGCCAAGCAGGTGAAGAGCGCCACTTACCCCTCGCGCAGCAAACCATCCGCCTTGTAGCGTGCAAGTTTATACCGCAGCGTGCGTTCCGAAATACCCAGTTTCTCGATCGCCTTCTTGCGCGAGCCACCGACCGCGGCCAGCGTTTCGAGGATGAGGTCGCGTTCCATGTCGCGTACCGACTTCACCTTGAGCGGCGCGTCCGGCGTGGCACTCGGCGGTGCGTCGTTGGCGGCCGACACAGGTGCGGCAGCTGCGGCGACCGGCGCCGGCTCGCTCACCGGACGCGGCGCGACACGCTGGCTGCCGAGCACGATGTGCTCCGCCTCGACCGCATCACCCGGCGCCAGGATGGCGGCGCGCTGCATCGTGTTTTCCAGTTCGCGCACATTGCCGGGCCAGTCGTGGCCGGCAAGGATTGCCGCCGCCGATTCGCCCAGCTTCAGCGCCCTGCCCTGCGCCTTGGCGCAGGCGGCCAGAAAGTGGCGCGCCAGCGGCACGATGTCACCCGGCCGTTCGCGCAGCGACGGAATGGCGATCGGGAACACGTTCAGCCGGTAGTACAGATCCTCGCGGAAGCGGCCGGCGCGCGCCTCTGCTTCCATGTCGCGGTTGCTGGTGGCCAGTACGCGGATGTCCAGCGGCACCGGCTTCTTGCCGCCGACGCGCTCGACCTCGCGCTCCTGCAGCACGCGCAGCAGCTTGGCCTGCAGCGAAAGCGGCATTTCAGAAATTTCATCGAGCAGCAGCGTGCCGCCGTCGGCCTGTTCGAACTTGCCGGCCTGTGCAGTCGTGGCGCCGGTGAAGGCGCCCTTTTCGTAGCCGAACAAGGTCGCTTCGAGCAGGTTGTCCGGGATGGCCGCGCAGTTGATCGCGATGAAGGGCTTGCCGGCGCGCGCCGACTGCTGATGGATGTAGCGCGCGAACACTTCCTTGCCGGTGCCGGATTCGCCGGTCAGCAGCACGGTCGCCTCGGACTTCGCCACGCGCGACGCCAGACCGAGCACCTGGCGGGTGCGCGCGTCCTCCGCCACCATGTCGGTCGGTGCCACCACCGGCGCGGCGTAGCGATCGATGTGGGCAAGCAGCACGTCCGGCTCGAACGGCTTGAGCAGGAAGTCGCAGGCGCCGGCGCGCATCGCCGCCACCGCCTTCTCGACGTCGCCGAAGGCGGTCATCAGCAGCACCGGCAGTACCGGCTCGCGGGCGCGGATTTCGCGCAGCAGCGTGAGACCGTCCATCGGCTGCATCTTCAGGTCGGTGATGACCAGGTTCAGCGCGTGCTCGCCGGTGTTGCGCTCCAGCATGCGCAGCGCCTGCGGGCCGTCGGCCGCACCGATGACGCGGTGACCGGCGCACTCGATCGCCAGGCACAGCGCATCGCGCAGATTGGGTTCGTCCTCGACCACCAGGATGTTCAGCTTCTCGCTCATTGCCCGTTCTCCAGCACTACGTCTTCAGGCGTCTGCGCAGGCAGGCGCAAGGTGAAACGGCTGCCCGCGCCCGGCGCGGACTCGCATTCGATGTCGCCGCCGTGCACGCGCGCCACGCCGCGTGCGATCGCCAGCCCCAGCCCGGTCCCCTCTTCCCGCGTGGTGAAGAAGGGTTCGAACAATCTTTCCTGTATCTCGCGCGGGATGCCGCGACCGTTGTCACGCACGACGAAACTGACACTGCCCTCGGTCGCCTCGACCGCCAGCGCCACTTCGCCGCCGTCAGCGCAGGCCTGCACCGCGTTTTCGAGCAGGCTCACCAGCGCACTGGCTACCGCCTTGCGGTCGCCGGACACGCTGCCGGATGCCGGTTCCACCGTCAGCCGCACACCGGCCTGGCGCGCCACCGGCTCGACCGTGTGCTGCAGTTCGTCGACCAGCATCGCCACGTCTATCGCTTCGCGGCCGAGCACCTCGCCGCGCGCGAACATCAGCGTGTCGCGGATCAGGCGCTCCAAGTGACGCAGCCGGCCCTGCGCGCGTGACGCTATCGACTTGACGTCGTCCGGCGCCAGGTCGCGCGAAATCAGCGTGCCCACGTACAAGGTCGCCGCCGCCAGCGGCGTGCGCAACTGGTGCGCCAGCGAGGCGGCCATTTCGCCCATCGCCGCCAGCCGCTCGTTGCGCGCGGCGGCGATCTTCAGCGCGTGCTGACGCGTCATGTCGTGCAGCAGCACGATGCGCGCGTCCTCGCCCGCCAGTCGCGCCTCGCTCATCGACAGCCGGCGCGGCTGTCCGTCGGCGCCGGTGCAGTCCCATTCGGCCGGCGCGTCTGCCGACTGCAGCCGGGCCGCACAAGCGTCCCAGCGCGCGCCGGCGCGCGCGCCCACCATGTCCAGTGCGGCCGGATTGGCCTGTTCGATCGCCCCCGCTCCATCCACCACGACCACGCCGGCCGGCAGCTGGTTCAGCAGCGTGCTCAGACGATCGGTCAGGCGCGCCTTTTCCTCGTACTGACGGCGCAGTTCGCCGTTGGCCTGCGCCAGTTCCTCAGTCAGGCTGGCCACCTGCTTTTCCAGCGCGCCATAGGCCTCGGTCAGTTCGGCCGAAGCGGCATTGAACAGACGGAAAGCTTCCGCCAGCCGCGCCGCCTCCTCGGGGGCGATGCGGGCCGGTTCGGCTGCGCTGGCGGACGGCTCTGACATGCGTGTCGTAGACAGTGGATTGATCGACGGTGCCAGCGTAGCAAGCGTCAAGCCACGGATTGGCCGGAATCAGCCGGTCAAAAACCCGCCTTATCCGTGGAACGCCCCGCGCGAGGGAGGCAGAGAATCCGTCCCATCCTCGATGGTGTGTCGGTACGTCGACACCCGGCATTCGAGCAACTTGCAAGAGACGAACCATGGCCGACGCCGTACTCGATCCGAACGCCGCCCCCGCCTCGCCGGCAACGCCGCTGGCGCTGGCCCAGCAACGGCTGGCCGAAATGCCGATGCAGAAGAAGATGGCGCTGGCCGGTGGGCTGGCGATGGCCATCGCGCTGCTGGTCGGGCTGATGCTGTGGAGCCGCACGCCCGACTACGAGGTGCTGTTCTCCAATATCAACGACAAGGACGGCGGCGCCATCGTCGCCGCGCTGCAGCAGGGCAACGTGCCCTACAAGTTCTCCGAGGGTGGTCACGCCATCCTGGTGCCGTCGCAGTTCGTCCACGACACCCGCCTGAAACTGGCGGCGCAGGGGCTGCCGCGCGGCGGATCGGTCGGTTTCGAGCTGATGGAAAGCCAGAAGCTCGGCCAGTCGCAGTTCTCCGAACAGGTGACCTACCAGCGCGCACTCGAAGGCGAGCTGGCGCGCACCATCGGTACGCTGGCTGCGGTCGATGGCGCACGCGTACACCTGGCCATCCCGAAACAGAGCGCCTTCCTGCGCGACGACCAGAAGCCGTCGGCGTCCGTCGTGGTCAGCCTGCTCGGCGGCCGCACGCTGACGCCGGAACAGGTCGGCGGCATCGTGCATCTGGTCGCTTCCAGCGTGCCGCAGCTGCAGCCGACCAGCGTGTCGGTACTGGACCAGAACGGCAATCTGCTGTCGAACAACCGCGATGCCAAGGACAACGCGTCGCTGAACCCGACCCAGCTGAAGTACGTGGGCGAGATCGAGGCGGCCACGATACGGCGCATCGAAGGCATCCTCGAACCGCTGGTCGGCCGCGGCAATTACCGCGTGCAGACGGCGGCCGACATCGACTTCAACCAGGCCGAACAGACGGCTGAAACCTACAAGCCGAACCCGACGCCGAACGCGGCCATCCGCAGCCAGCAGCTCAGCGAGTCGGAAACCAATCAGCCGAACGCCGCCGGCGTGCCGGGCGCACTGACCAACCAGCCGCCGACGCCGGCTACCGCTCCGGTTACCACGCCGCCGGCCCCGGGTACGCCGGCGGTCGAAGGCGCCAACGGCCAGCCGGCGATGCTGCCGATCAACACGCGCAAGGACTCGACCACCAATTACGAACTCGACAAGACGGTGCAGCACGTGCGCCAGTCGGTCGGCCAGATCAAGCGGCTGTCGGTGGCGGTGCTGGTGAACCACAAGACCGAGACCGACAAGGACGGCAAGGTGGTTCAGGTGCCGTTGAACGAGGAAGAGATCCAGCGCATCACCGCGCTGACGCGCGAGGCGATGGGCTTCAACGAAGGTCGCGGCGACACGATCAATGTTGCCTCCGCGCCTTTCACCGAAGTGGTCGATGCAGCCCCCGAAACGCCGCTGTGGAAAGACCCGGAAACCATGGGCTTTGCACGCGAACTGCTGAAGTATCTGCTGGTCGCTGGCGTCGCCGCCTACCTGCTGCTCGGCGTGCTGCGCCCGCTGGTGCGCAATCTCACCACGCCGGCAGAGGCGGACGAGAACGAGCCCGAAGTGCGCGACGTGACGCTCGACGAGAACGGCCAGCCCATACCGGGCGCTCTGGCCGGCGGCTCGGCTGCGCAGCTCGAGATGTCGCCGGAGGCGCGGGCCCAGCTCGACTTCGAAACGAAACTCGAATCGGCGCGCGAATTCGCGAAGAACGATCCGAAGGCGGTGGCCGAGGTGATCAAGCACTGGGTGAGCGGCGATGAATGACGAAGGAATCGAACGCAGTGCCCTGCTGCTGGTGACGCTGGGCGAGGACGCCGCCGCCGAGGTGCTGCGCCACCTCGGCCCGCGAGAGGTGCAGAAGATCGGCACCGCGATGGCTG
The window above is part of the Methyloversatilis discipulorum genome. Proteins encoded here:
- the fliE gene encoding flagellar hook-basal body complex protein FliE, with protein sequence MNTSLNQMITELRSTAQTAANKPVGKVDAASGGADFGEALKNAIEQVNAAQQEAQKMSEGFITGSNTEANLQDVMIASQKASLSFQQMVQVRNKLVNAYQDIMNMSV
- a CDS encoding sigma-54-dependent transcriptional regulator → MSEKLNILVVEDEPNLRDALCLAIECAGHRVIGAADGPQALRMLERNTGEHALNLVITDLKMQPMDGLTLLREIRAREPVLPVLLMTAFGDVEKAVAAMRAGACDFLLKPFEPDVLLAHIDRYAAPVVAPTDMVAEDARTRQVLGLASRVAKSEATVLLTGESGTGKEVFARYIHQQSARAGKPFIAINCAAIPDNLLEATLFGYEKGAFTGATTAQAGKFEQADGGTLLLDEISEMPLSLQAKLLRVLQEREVERVGGKKPVPLDIRVLATSNRDMEAEARAGRFREDLYYRLNVFPIAIPSLRERPGDIVPLARHFLAACAKAQGRALKLGESAAAILAGHDWPGNVRELENTMQRAAILAPGDAVEAEHIVLGSQRVAPRPVSEPAPVAAAAAPVSAANDAPPSATPDAPLKVKSVRDMERDLILETLAAVGGSRKKAIEKLGISERTLRYKLARYKADGLLREG
- a CDS encoding sensor histidine kinase gives rise to the protein MSEPSASAAEPARIAPEEAARLAEAFRLFNAASAELTEAYGALEKQVASLTEELAQANGELRRQYEEKARLTDRLSTLLNQLPAGVVVVDGAGAIEQANPAALDMVGARAGARWDACAARLQSADAPAEWDCTGADGQPRRLSMSEARLAGEDARIVLLHDMTRQHALKIAAARNERLAAMGEMAASLAHQLRTPLAAATLYVGTLISRDLAPDDVKSIASRAQGRLRHLERLIRDTLMFARGEVLGREAIDVAMLVDELQHTVEPVARQAGVRLTVEPASGSVSGDRKAVASALVSLLENAVQACADGGEVALAVEATEGSVSFVVRDNGRGIPREIQERLFEPFFTTREEGTGLGLAIARGVARVHGGDIECESAPGAGSRFTLRLPAQTPEDVVLENGQ
- the fliF gene encoding flagellar basal-body MS-ring/collar protein FliF, producing MADAVLDPNAAPASPATPLALAQQRLAEMPMQKKMALAGGLAMAIALLVGLMLWSRTPDYEVLFSNINDKDGGAIVAALQQGNVPYKFSEGGHAILVPSQFVHDTRLKLAAQGLPRGGSVGFELMESQKLGQSQFSEQVTYQRALEGELARTIGTLAAVDGARVHLAIPKQSAFLRDDQKPSASVVVSLLGGRTLTPEQVGGIVHLVASSVPQLQPTSVSVLDQNGNLLSNNRDAKDNASLNPTQLKYVGEIEAATIRRIEGILEPLVGRGNYRVQTAADIDFNQAEQTAETYKPNPTPNAAIRSQQLSESETNQPNAAGVPGALTNQPPTPATAPVTTPPAPGTPAVEGANGQPAMLPINTRKDSTTNYELDKTVQHVRQSVGQIKRLSVAVLVNHKTETDKDGKVVQVPLNEEEIQRITALTREAMGFNEGRGDTINVASAPFTEVVDAAPETPLWKDPETMGFARELLKYLLVAGVAAYLLLGVLRPLVRNLTTPAEADENEPEVRDVTLDENGQPIPGALAGGSAAQLEMSPEARAQLDFETKLESAREFAKNDPKAVAEVIKHWVSGDE